Part of the Lolium rigidum isolate FL_2022 chromosome 6, APGP_CSIRO_Lrig_0.1, whole genome shotgun sequence genome, aacaagatcccaagtgccagtgcgctcaagcgcagcgatctcctcagccatggcaagctgacaTTCAGGATgatgctcggcatcccgataagaagtcggctcggaaacgacagagagaccatactaactaggagagtaacgaactggagcacgacgctgacgaacaggtcgtgaagggggaagctcatctgcagaagacaagtcatcagaagaagaggaagaagggacaacatcggaaagagccgaagccggagaacgaggagtactaggtggactagacgaacgagaggatggcgccgaagggggcgcatcagaagtaggagggagggaggagtgacgagcagggggtgcatccggaaaagaaGAAaacgagatatcatccaccgggtaagtacccgaggtggggcgaggatagaagggacgcgtctcatcaaacgtgacgtcacgagagatgcgcatccgacgaccaacggggtcccaacagcgatagcccttatgctcatcaccgtatccgagaaaaacacactcaacggatcgagcggtcggtttggtgcgttcgcgaggaggcgagAAGGACATAGcgagacgcaaccaaatgaacggagagtcgagtagtccggagaaacaccggagagacgctcgagaggaatgccaccctgtagagcagcggaaggctgaatgttaatgaggtgggccgacgtagcgacgAGCCTCAGcccgaaatgtggcggaagagaagaagcaatcatcatagcacgggtggtctcaagaagatgacgatgcttatgctcggcgacgccattttgagcatgcgcgccgggacaagaaaactgagcgagggtgccctcctcagcaaggacaccacgaaggtgctgggagatatactcaccagcagaatcaacACGGAatacgcgaatgggtgaggaatactgagtgcggaccatggccccgaaacgctgataaatagagagcacctcactgcgagagcgcatgaaaaacacccagatgtaccgtgaaaaatcatcaatgaataagatatagtatcgatggccccctttcgaagcgaagggagccggaccccaaacatctgaatggactaaatcgaacggtcgctgagagacagacacactagtaggatagggaagctgaatctgtttgcctaacctataaccctgacagtgtaacgacccatctccagaaacagaccccagaaggccacgatgaaccaaagacgacaggcgagagtcacaaaggtaagcaagacgatgatgccactgctgaaaagagccggtgacagaggcaacaaccggaggagaactggcagatgaagttgCAGCGGAATCGATCGGGAGCAGGGGatctgactgtgcgcgcggatcgGGAGCAGGGGAGCAGGGGCGCGCGGGCCGGCacaggggagcaccggagcagcagggcggcgcgggaaGTGGAGGCCGGAGCGAAATCAGGAGAAGAGCAGGGCGATCCAAGACGAGAAGCAGACGGGCGACGGAGAGACGAACGACGGACAAGCAACGTCGGCCGGAAAAATTAGAGAACCAatttcggctctgataccatgttagagcaatatgcttgttgtattaccaggaggccaaaagccacaatatatagtacatgtacaggtgcacatatgcagaaaaccccctaacatagggagaaactacaatatactgatatatacatctaacagcgTCGCCCCACTAGAGCAGGACCCAGACGTATTTCTGGTCACGACGGACAAAAACGATCGCTCAGTCACCCTttgcgcgccgctggagatgcctttaCGCGCCGAGGACAAGCTAGCGATGCATTTGGTGTGGCTGCTGGGTGATGCGTGTGCTGCTGCTGATTTTTCCGAGGTGCTCGTGTGCGGCTGGCCAACATCATCTTTTCGCTTGTATTTGTTCGATCGCCACGTCTGTGAGCAGAAGGCTATTGGTGTCATGGTGCTGGGTGATATCGAGCTAATCTTGACTAATTAATTTGATAATTATGACTGGTTAATCTGGGAGCTATTTTTTGGGATAATTTGGTAATTGCATTAACTGTTGGGATTAATCTTGTTGCTGCTAGATTATCTGGTAATTCTGAGTAACTGATATTGTAGTTGTAGCTGAGATAACCTGGTGATTATGATTATTAATTAATTTGTTGTTAGAGCTGCTAGGATAACCTGATAGCTGTGACTAAACAATAAGGTAGCTGCTACTACCTCTATCCCAGTTTATAGAGCTTGCACGTATTCCTAGATTATCAGTTTGGTCAACATAATATCATTTGTATAGTATAAAAacaatatcattagaaagtagatcatctaagatttctaatgatatatattttgtagtacatatgttgcattatcatTGTCAAATTTACGATCTAGGGACACACGTAAGGGCCACTTCTTTTAGGCTTATGCTTATGAAGAAGCCAGCTTCTGGATTTCGGTGGGGAGAAACTCCGGTGAGGAGAAGCTCTTAGAAACTGTTCTTGctcttcttttgggcttatgaaGTCTAGACTTATTTGTCGTGTAATGTCTCTAATACCCCTAAATTTCATATGTATCGTTGAATATTGGTCCCATATTGAGATTTTCATGTTAATTGAGGGCACATAGAATACACGCCATTAAAAATCATGTGTCATTAGTTCAAATTTTCGTCAAGTTGTGAGAATGCCAACATCAGTACAAAGAAGAATGCAAACGCTTAAAGTAATTCATCTGAAATCATAAAAGAGAATTCCTTCTTTCAAATACACAAGACAAGATCAAATCTGAACAATATCAACGAGCTGAAGCATGAGAACGTTCCCAAATCTAAGAATTTGACTTCTTCCACACACACGATACAGGAACAATCTCATAGCGGGAGTAAAGTGTTGTgcagggaggtggaggaggaacagCAGAGGCAACGAGTAGAATACTTGCCGCAGATGCGGCCGGTGATGATCGAGCTGCACCTCACCACATGAAATTTGATCGGGGGTAACCGGATAAGGACAGATATGAGGGGTGGGTGTCAGGTGGAACAACCAAACGGGCCCGCTCGggaaaagaaacagagaaaaacGATTCAGGCCACTCAGTGGCATTTTGCGGGTAATAAACGTGAATAGCAGGTGCGATCCGAAACATCCATTCGATTTTAACTCCAGAAGCTCGGGAAGCTGGTCCTCATCAGTTTCTCGGGACCGTCCAGTTTACACTAGGAAGAAGTCCAGCGGTGGAGGGAAGCTGTGTAGAAATtttgacttcttttgggcttcagcgTTTTGGGACCTAGAAGCTGTTCcaaaagcccaaaagaagtggccctaagCCCTGTGAacagggacggagggagtactaagacAACCTGGTGATTATTTATTGGAAAATCTCAGTTCTAGAATAATCTAGTTTCTATCGCTTAATAATATTAAAAATATGTTAGTTCTGACTCTTTAATATGGCAGTTGTTATTAGGTTAACCTGGTGACTTGTTGAGAAATCTTGTGCGGAAAATCAAGAGGATGGCACTTGGAATAGTCTGTTAACACACTAGGTTATTCTTGTAATCGTTTTATGTTAATTTGGTAGCTGGAAAAACAACCATAAGTAGGCAATATTGAACTCGGTAATGTCACCTAGATAATCATGCTGGAATAATCGACATCTAAGTAGTGCATAGTCGATAGGTTAATTTTTAATTTGATAGTTAAGTAGTCTATAATCTGCTAAGTATGTGACAATAGTATAGCAATTACTGATAAAAAATATTGTCGAAATATATTAATATGTGATTTAGTTTTAAAGATCTCGTTGCGAGAAATCTAACAATAAAAACGGATTATCACTTTAATTAACTGTTTGGAGgattaaagttttaaaaaattgaatGCAAATAAATCATCACTTTTATACATGCTGGCAAGCTACGTGATTATAATTTGTCCACGCTAGTAGTAGCAGGCAGAGCATGGGACTTGCACTGCGTACGTCCATAGCCAGCCGCCGCACGGTTTGATTAAAGGGATTGATGGATTGACTACATAGCAGTATCGCATTTTAATCAAACCGTACCTGGTGACTTGTTAAAAGGCTTGACTACACAGCAACGTCGCATTTTAATCAAACCGTACCTGGTGACTTGTTTAAAGGGATTGACTACACAGAGGCGTCGCATTTTAATCAAACCGTACCTTGAAAAGATGGTGCAGTTTGTGTAAATTTTGATATATCAAGACAGTCGGTCTCGAAAAAAATATCATAGATATGTCGAAATTTTGATGTATTAGACACTCGCTCCATCctgaaaaatattattttacatatATATTCACACACACGGTCATGCAGTAGTATAGTGTATGCGTATGCGCATTAAAGTTGCAAGCATAGGATACGTTGCCCTAGCTATCGTCTTGTCTGTTGTGCACCCTTACCTTGAGCCCATCCTTCATGTGGAGTATGATGGACAGCTTGGGTATGGCCTCGGTGCCGGCGACCTCCATCCGGAACCTGGGGACGACGGCAGCAACAACAGCTTTCATCTGCGAGAACGCCAGGTCCCTGCCGATGCACGTTCGGGGGCCCACGTTGAACGCCACGAACTTGTACGACGGCTGGTGCTGGAGCCGCCCTGCCTCGTTCAGCCATCGCTCCGGCCGAAACTCCAGGCAGTCCTTGCCCCACACGGACTCCATGCGGCCCATCGAGTACAAAGACACGATCACCCGCCGCGTCGTCCCCACGGCCGCGCCGCTCGGCAGCGTGTCCGGGCGCACTGCCGCCTTGTGCTCGAATGGCACTGGTGGGTACAGACGGAGTGACTCTGACAGCGCCGCGTGGAGGTAGGCCAGTCGCTTCAGCTCGGCGGCGGTGCGGTGTTGGCCAGACGGCGGGTTTTTGTGGAGCTCGGAGAGGATCTTTGCCTCGACGTCCGGGTGTTTGGTGAGCAGCCAGAAGAACCATGTCAGTGCGGAACTCGTCGTGTCACGGCCGGCGATCATGAGGTTAAGCGTCGTGTCACGTAAGAACCGGTCGAACTCGGCGCCTTCCTTGCCGACCTCCGCTTGGCACGCCAGGTACAACGTGAGCAGGTCGGCGCCGTCGTCGGCACCGGCCGCGCGCTCTCGCCGGAGCGAGATGAACTCGGCGATAGACGCGTCGAGCACCTGCCGAGCCTGGTTCATCTTCTTGTGGTGGCCGATGTTTAGGTAGGTCTGGATCCTCAGCCACCCAACGGGCGTCATGTGCCGGTAGAACAGCACCTCCTCGGCGTCATCCATGGCCACGGCGAAGGGGACTCGCTGGAAGTTGGCGGCTAGGCATCCGGGGTCGACGCCGAACACGAACATCGCCGTGAGGTCGAACGTGAGGCGCATGAACACGTCCTGCATGTCCACGACGGCACCAGAGGAAACGAAGCCGTCGAGGAGCGGCACGAGCCCGTCATCGAGCTTGCGCGCGGTGCTCCCGGTGACGGCGTCGCGGAACCTCCCGTCGGACAGCAGCGCGTGTGCCTTCCGCCGCTGGAACGCCCAAGACTCGCCGTCGGCGTTGAAGATGCCGTCGCCAAGCACGTCGACGAGGGCGGCGAACTCCTCGCCCTTGGGGTAGTTGCCGAAGTTGGCGGTGAAGATGTGCGCCACGTCCGCCGGGTTGGCCGTGACGAGCACGTCCACCGGCGTGCCCAAAGGCCCCTTGATGACGTGCGACATCCCGGGCGCCGCGCGCAGGAACTTTGCAAGAGTGAAGCCCCTCGCGAGGCACCCCTCGCAAGGATGCCAGGACTTAGCGCTGCCACGAGGGCAAGATCCcctcgcgaggtaccccttcgcGAGTAGTGCACAACAGGCACCGGGAGACGCGACACAAGACCCCTTCGCATGGCAAACTACATAGGGACGAAGCTAGGGAGGATGATGCAAGCCATGACGCACCCTAGAAGACAAGAGAAGCTTTGACATTGCCTGCACAAAGAGGGATGTACGTTGCCTCCTTTCCGCAAAGACTGACCATGGACGCCGCAATACATCGTCCAGAACCACTCCCGTGGACCGGAGCCTTTGCAGGGCGTAGACTTGGTCTACATGTGTATAGTTAGGGACAACCGTCCGCCTTTTTCCACACGCCTGTGGTAGCCTCTCCCCCAAGTTTCTGTGGGGAGGAGATCTAGTTTCTCTATAAAAAGGAGAGACAACCCCCCGACGGCTGGATCAATTCTAGATCTCCTCGAGGACACATTTCTGATTCCCTCTTCTTCAACCTAGGGAGATCAGATCGAGATCTAGGGAGTACTCCAAGCCACCACCTTGTAAACACTATACTCGCTTGGCGAGGCATCAATACAACTCAATCAGGGCGTAGGGGTTTTACCATTCCACGAGAGCCCAGAACCTGGGTAACCCTTTGTCTCTCTCTGCTGTGCCTCGCCATCGCCATGGCTTTGGGTAACTTGGAGTGTTTCCTCTAGCCTCCGTGGTCGATAACCCAAGGGTCTTGCCGAGGTACCCGTGTTTCTCTCGAGACACGAAACCTCGACACATCCATCTCTAGAATGCGTTCGAGTGTTTGGAAGCTGACTGCAATGTTTACTTATCTACTCCGTCAGTACAAGCTACATGGTATACGTTCATAAGGCATGCATGTTACCTGAACTAGCTACAACTACATCTGAATATGTACTACGAGTGCCATGAGTCTGTTACACGTAAGCATGgagatattttttcgataaagtgtATATATTAATACCACGAAGATATCAATTGCAgtcaacctctgcaacaacgtattgCCGTAGCGACACTACGAATGCAGacaaccaaaaaagaaagaagaattacaaacaaagtcccgctacagtgattTATTCGTTGAAACAGCAgtactaacaccaccaagacaacatctgAAGTCCAGCTTCTTCAAAAGCAACGCCTTCaaaaaggaaacagtgcacaaacactATTATCGTCTgagcatagatcttaggtttttactctgaagatagtcctcgctctcaaaataatatcttcaacaaggccattgccagacacaaccaattatagCCAGACCctgagttttcaccctgaaaggtatggCTTTGACCTTTtcatgtgcagtcgcccccacttgcattccgctgctccaagtcacgaatcaccaagccaattcctcaaCACCACACAAACTCTAACCACCATTGTCAGTTCATAGATCTCGGTCACCATGACATTCTCCGTCAGCACCATGGAACGAGAACATGCCTGATATTAATAGCCAACCGAGATTCGAAGCACTCCATCTGAACCTAAACAGTCAGAAAAATATGGGTGTGCACGACTGAATACAACCTGATCCAACAAAATCTAGGCAAGAGAAGCACTGTTACGTTTGCTCGCGGAGCCTTTCGAAACACGACACTTCAACCAGATCAATGAAGACAAACATCAGACGGATCTTCATCTTGATGTGAGAGAAACCTTAGGACGGCCTCTGATGAggtggttcctcggcaatgcccaccatgaggggcttgggttttagagaaaggcgacgacggaggttccgggagcgaggcggtacacgacgtacccaggttcacgtccccgcggtggaggatcgttacgttctgctagcaatccactatatgaatatatgtgtacagggggccgccataggcggagttgtaatatctagtctagttctaggcgtgtcgcctctatgtttTATGTTTTTGAATATGCgtgtcctaaggggtgcccctgtctggctttatatatcagccaagctagagtttacaagagtcctatt contains:
- the LOC124664839 gene encoding alkane hydroxylase MAH1-like, with the protein product MAMARHSRERQRVTQVLGSRGMGCLARGFTLAKFLRAAPGMSHVIKGPLGTPVDVLVTANPADVAHIFTANFGNYPKGEEFAALVDVLGDGIFNADGESWAFQRRKAHALLSDGRFRDAVTGSTARKLDDGLVPLLDGFVSSGAVVDMQDVFMRLTFDLTAMFVFGVDPGCLAANFQRVPFAVAMDDAEEVLFYRHMTPVGWLRIQTYLNIGHHKKMNQARQVLDASIAEFISLRRERAAGADDGADLLTLYLACQAEVGKEGAEFDRFLRDTTLNLMIAGRDTTSSALTWFFWLLTKHPDVEAKILSELHKNPPSGQHRTAAELKRLAYLHAALSESLRLYPPVPFEHKAAVRPDTLPSGAAVGTTRRVIVSLYSMGRMESVWGKDCLEFRPERWLNEAGRLQHQPSYKFVAFNVGPRTCIGRDLAFSQMKAVVAAVVPRFRMEVAGTEAIPKLSIILHMKDGLKVRVHNRQDDS